In Natrinema sp. SYSU A 869, the following proteins share a genomic window:
- a CDS encoding orc1/cdc6 family replication initiation protein has product MSGSESFFDNQNYIFANKDLLRISHLVEGDRIIGRKDELNSLAQALKDAVQGHTPNHVLIYGKTGTGKSLCSKYITKDLRSSAAENDVSIGVAYIDCLQHATETQAVRSIARELNDEAETGISIPSSGLSTGEYYRRLWNILDRRFDVGIIILDEVDKIGDDNILMQLSRAVESGKLEDSTLGIIGISNKIRYKEELNERVKSSLSERDFVFPPYDAKQLRAILESRKDAFQDGVLEDAVIPRVAALAAKEHGDARKAIDILRYAGEIADENGAETVVEEHVNQAHTREEQNRLAELISKQPPHSKLLLQALAFQTQQVPDDEPAIPTSNIYSTYEVLCEQEGSDPLRIRRVRELLSELSFLSIIEQTRKGRGHGKGAHTIHELVDDPELVLKACKSI; this is encoded by the coding sequence ATGTCAGGCTCAGAGTCTTTTTTCGACAACCAAAACTACATCTTTGCAAACAAGGACTTGCTACGGATTTCTCATCTGGTCGAGGGTGATCGGATTATCGGTCGAAAGGACGAACTCAACAGCCTCGCGCAGGCACTCAAGGACGCCGTCCAGGGCCACACACCGAATCACGTCCTGATCTACGGGAAGACGGGGACAGGAAAATCTCTCTGCTCAAAGTATATCACGAAGGATCTCCGCTCGAGTGCTGCGGAAAACGATGTTTCAATTGGAGTTGCCTATATTGACTGCCTTCAGCACGCGACGGAAACGCAAGCTGTCCGCTCGATCGCTCGTGAGCTCAACGACGAAGCCGAAACGGGAATCTCGATTCCCTCTTCGGGGCTGAGTACGGGCGAGTACTATCGTCGGCTCTGGAACATCCTCGATCGCCGATTCGATGTGGGTATCATTATCCTCGATGAGGTAGACAAGATCGGCGACGATAATATTTTGATGCAACTTTCTCGAGCCGTCGAATCTGGCAAACTCGAGGACAGCACCCTCGGAATCATCGGCATCAGCAATAAGATTCGGTACAAGGAAGAACTCAACGAGCGCGTCAAATCCAGTCTGAGCGAGCGGGATTTCGTCTTCCCGCCCTACGATGCGAAGCAACTCCGGGCGATCCTCGAATCACGAAAAGACGCCTTCCAAGATGGTGTACTCGAGGATGCAGTGATCCCAAGAGTCGCTGCGTTAGCTGCAAAAGAACACGGTGACGCACGCAAAGCGATCGACATCCTCCGCTATGCTGGCGAGATCGCCGATGAGAACGGTGCGGAAACTGTGGTGGAAGAACACGTGAACCAGGCGCACACGCGAGAAGAGCAAAACCGGCTGGCAGAACTCATCTCGAAACAGCCGCCACACTCGAAACTACTCTTGCAGGCGCTCGCATTCCAGACTCAACAGGTACCGGACGATGAGCCGGCGATTCCAACGTCAAATATCTATTCGACCTACGAGGTCCTCTGTGAACAGGAAGGCTCTGATCCGCTTCGGATTCGGCGGGTTCGTGAGTTACTGAGCGAACTATCATTCCTCTCGATCATCGAACAGACGCGAAAGGGACGCGGTCACGGCAAGGGCGCACACACAATTCACGAACTGGTCGATGATCCGGAACTGGTCTTGAAGGCCTGCAAGTCGATCTAA
- a CDS encoding PQQ-binding-like beta-propeller repeat protein, with protein sequence MTSDPRCTIYAVDLESGNVIRKWGSKTVFTAAVIDGTVFLGDGSSTVHAFSTEEDES encoded by the coding sequence ATGACCAGTGACCCAAGATGTACGATCTACGCGGTCGACCTTGAGTCTGGAAACGTGATCAGGAAATGGGGGAGTAAAACTGTGTTCACTGCCGCTGTTATTGATGGAACTGTTTTCCTCGGTGACGGGTCGTCAACAGTTCACGCATTCTCTACTGAAGAAGACGAGAGTTGA
- a CDS encoding antitoxin VapB family protein, whose translation MSTSIRVSDETKAKLDRLKRDDESFDELLERLASDEEPITVGAWDSDTADRARDTIERSRESFGR comes from the coding sequence ATGAGTACGTCCATCCGCGTTTCGGACGAGACGAAAGCAAAACTCGATCGACTCAAGCGCGACGACGAGAGTTTCGACGAACTCCTCGAGCGACTGGCCAGTGATGAGGAACCGATCACTGTCGGTGCATGGGATTCAGACACTGCTGACCGGGCCCGCGATACTATCGAGCGATCCCGTGAGAGCTTCGGGCGATGA
- a CDS encoding type II toxin-antitoxin system VapC family toxin → MTFLDSSAIIDMLESVDETVAFVESQDEPYLTSAICVYEVLAGTLGSGETDLRAERQHFGGVHSLEFNEEIALEAAQLQDELLADGERMAVRDLMIAATARSTGGHFVVADSDFQTDALESKMQVTNLREE, encoded by the coding sequence ATGACGTTTCTCGATTCGTCGGCCATCATCGATATGCTTGAGAGCGTCGATGAAACCGTCGCGTTCGTCGAATCACAGGACGAACCGTATCTGACCTCGGCGATCTGCGTCTACGAGGTTCTCGCTGGAACACTTGGCAGCGGAGAAACCGATCTCCGGGCAGAGCGACAGCACTTCGGCGGCGTCCATTCTCTCGAGTTCAACGAGGAAATCGCGCTCGAGGCCGCCCAGTTACAAGACGAACTCCTTGCTGACGGCGAACGGATGGCCGTTCGCGATCTAATGATTGCAGCTACTGCGCGCTCGACCGGCGGTCACTTCGTCGTTGCCGATTCGGATTTTCAAACGGACGCTCTCGAGTCCAAAATGCAGGTAACGAATCTTCGCGAAGAGTGA
- a CDS encoding cold shock domain-containing protein, which translates to MANGKVDFFNDTGGYGFISTDDGDLDDDEDVFFHMEDVGGEDLTEGTEVEFDIESSPKGPRAANVVRQ; encoded by the coding sequence ATGGCAAACGGTAAAGTTGATTTCTTCAACGACACAGGCGGCTACGGTTTCATTTCGACTGATGACGGCGATCTTGACGACGACGAAGACGTCTTCTTCCACATGGAGGATGTCGGCGGTGAGGATCTGACAGAAGGTACTGAGGTTGAGTTCGATATCGAGTCCTCACCGAAGGGGCCTCGCGCAGCGAACGTCGTCCGTCAGTAA
- a CDS encoding PQQ-binding-like beta-propeller repeat protein, translated as MPSRRSFLATGSTLLTGILAGCSRTILSQSPNGTQWTASVPEPTSLSPPCVTNGWLAVGGYHDGQLENSQLAVFDATNGTRQWDVDLGRITGLTASDGCIYVGEKGGPRGTQAQIYAFDAPSGEQLWTQAMNNLASALTVTNEALYAANGSLAALETSDGTLRWEQSSIAGTNFTVVAAPDDQLAADDTAVYFGDQGGVVALSPSDGTLLWAWQPEDWPSTTVGPLPVDTRVYVGADGIVAALDRTTGQLQWRSSFGMDARVQGFHRTESSLLVAEATTQAPSGTFGTVYELSLRNGTGRYERRFETPVTQTTSTSDTFVIGTDAGQITWVDGLSFFDQPKTTISNETILLGAGDEHVFVQTTNGTLYALSRPS; from the coding sequence ATGCCCTCCCGGCGTTCGTTCCTCGCCACTGGTAGCACGCTCTTGACCGGTATTCTCGCTGGCTGCTCTAGAACAATTCTTTCACAATCGCCGAATGGGACGCAGTGGACCGCGTCGGTTCCTGAACCAACGTCACTGTCCCCGCCATGTGTGACGAACGGTTGGCTCGCAGTTGGTGGCTATCATGACGGTCAACTGGAAAACAGCCAGCTCGCAGTTTTCGATGCAACAAACGGGACGCGACAGTGGGACGTTGACCTAGGACGGATAACTGGTCTCACTGCTTCAGACGGGTGCATCTACGTCGGCGAGAAGGGCGGCCCCCGTGGTACACAAGCACAGATCTACGCGTTCGATGCACCGAGCGGTGAGCAATTGTGGACGCAAGCTATGAATAACCTCGCGTCAGCGCTCACTGTTACAAATGAGGCCCTATACGCGGCGAACGGCTCGCTTGCGGCACTCGAGACGAGTGACGGAACACTTCGCTGGGAGCAGTCGTCGATTGCTGGAACCAACTTCACCGTCGTTGCCGCACCGGATGACCAACTTGCAGCCGATGACACGGCTGTCTACTTCGGTGACCAAGGAGGTGTCGTCGCACTCTCACCCAGTGACGGAACACTTCTGTGGGCGTGGCAGCCGGAGGACTGGCCGTCAACGACCGTCGGCCCCCTCCCAGTCGATACTCGTGTATATGTTGGAGCAGACGGTATCGTCGCAGCACTTGATCGGACAACTGGTCAACTCCAGTGGCGGTCGTCATTTGGAATGGATGCCCGGGTCCAAGGATTTCACAGAACTGAGTCGTCTCTTTTGGTTGCAGAGGCGACAACCCAAGCACCTTCGGGGACTTTTGGGACAGTATATGAACTCTCACTTCGGAACGGTACGGGACGGTATGAGAGACGCTTTGAGACGCCCGTGACACAGACTACATCGACCTCAGACACGTTCGTTATCGGAACAGACGCTGGACAGATCACGTGGGTCGACGGACTCTCTTTCTTTGACCAACCTAAGACGACGATCTCAAACGAGACGATCCTTCTCGGTGCCGGTGACGAACATGTGTTTGTACAGACGACAAACGGAACTTTATACGCTCTCTCTCGGCCATCATAA
- a CDS encoding ATP-binding protein — protein MRLWDRFVGVIDGRNVIIALGGLYLILIAGWAFMPTPPEMTLANTLIVVSFIGGSGSLLLVGGYRLPRTDIHPRFYSTIAGWCLIGIVIMLAILGLYNFQPGPGLSNSIRSVLILTGFSSVAGYGVGTYAAQAKTRAHQLERQNCLLEQTQRQLEESNQRLEQFAHTVSHDLQEPLRMVTSYLELIERRYGDELDEEGEEFLDYAIGGSERMKEMIEGLLEYSRVDTQGEPFKPVDLDEVLVNVRKDLKLQIEETHTTIETDELPHVEGDESQLRQLFQNLLANAIEYTGDEPPRINVSAERDAEEWIISVRDNGIGIDPEDQDRVFEVFQRLHSQEEHSGTGIGLALCKRIVERHDGEIRIDSTPGEGTTFTFSLPAVPNRADSHST, from the coding sequence ATGCGCCTTTGGGACCGCTTTGTGGGCGTTATTGACGGGAGGAATGTAATTATAGCTCTCGGTGGGTTGTACCTCATACTCATTGCGGGCTGGGCGTTCATGCCGACCCCTCCGGAGATGACTCTTGCGAATACTCTCATAGTTGTCAGCTTTATCGGTGGCTCTGGTTCCCTCCTCCTCGTTGGCGGATATCGATTGCCCCGCACCGACATCCACCCGAGATTCTACTCCACTATTGCCGGCTGGTGTCTTATCGGTATTGTGATAATGCTCGCGATCCTCGGACTCTACAACTTCCAGCCCGGTCCAGGCCTCTCCAACTCAATTCGGTCTGTACTTATCCTTACAGGGTTCAGTTCCGTCGCCGGATACGGTGTGGGAACGTACGCTGCGCAAGCGAAAACACGGGCCCATCAACTTGAGCGACAAAATTGTCTGCTGGAACAAACGCAAAGACAACTCGAAGAATCGAATCAACGGCTCGAGCAGTTTGCGCATACTGTATCTCATGATTTGCAAGAGCCGCTCCGAATGGTTACAAGTTATCTGGAACTTATCGAGCGCCGATATGGTGACGAACTCGACGAAGAAGGTGAAGAGTTCCTCGACTACGCGATCGGCGGATCGGAACGAATGAAAGAGATGATCGAAGGGCTGCTCGAATATTCACGTGTAGACACGCAGGGTGAACCATTCAAACCCGTTGATCTTGACGAGGTGCTTGTAAACGTTCGCAAGGATCTCAAACTACAGATCGAGGAGACCCACACCACTATCGAAACCGACGAATTACCACACGTTGAGGGTGATGAGAGCCAATTACGCCAACTCTTTCAGAACCTTCTTGCGAATGCGATCGAGTATACTGGCGACGAACCGCCACGGATTAATGTTTCCGCTGAACGTGATGCCGAGGAATGGATCATTTCGGTTCGTGATAACGGCATCGGGATCGATCCAGAGGACCAAGACCGCGTCTTCGAGGTATTTCAACGGCTTCACAGCCAAGAAGAGCATTCGGGGACGGGAATCGGACTCGCACTCTGTAAACGAATTGTCGAACGACATGACGGCGAGATTCGGATCGATTCTACGCCTGGCGAGGGGACGACATTCACGTTTTCGTTACCAGCAGTGCCCAATAGAGCAGATAGCCACTCTACATAA
- a CDS encoding class I SAM-dependent methyltransferase, producing MASPTIDDKPIDEEKLGELVGMAVNELGAAYYAPLLVIGDRLGLYEALADGGPLLPAELAERTDTVEPYVAEWLAAGAAGGYVTYDRETGCYSLTPEQTALLADEDSPAFLAGGFQGLVGYQKRLSEIESDFRTGEGVGWHEQDEDVCHGTERFYRPSYETNLIDEWIPALNGMDARLTAGARVADVGCGHGASTIIMAKAYPSSEFVGIDYHEHSIEMARKRAEEVGVADRISFEVATAKEYNGTDYDLVMMFDAYHDMGDPVGVASHVRETLADDGAWMLVEPFANDRVEDNLNPIGRAFYCASTMACVPNSLDQGGDPVLGAQAGEARLREVITEGGFTSVRRATETPFNLVLEASP from the coding sequence ATGGCATCACCGACTATCGACGACAAACCGATCGATGAAGAAAAATTAGGTGAACTCGTTGGAATGGCTGTCAACGAACTCGGCGCGGCTTATTACGCGCCATTGCTCGTCATCGGCGACAGGCTCGGCCTTTACGAGGCGTTGGCCGACGGTGGACCACTCCTGCCCGCCGAGTTGGCCGAGCGAACCGATACTGTGGAACCGTACGTTGCTGAGTGGCTCGCCGCAGGAGCGGCTGGCGGATACGTCACTTACGATCGCGAGACGGGATGCTACAGCCTCACACCCGAACAGACAGCACTGCTGGCCGACGAAGACAGCCCTGCGTTCCTCGCTGGTGGGTTCCAGGGTTTGGTCGGGTATCAGAAACGTCTCTCAGAGATTGAATCCGACTTCCGAACCGGTGAGGGTGTGGGCTGGCACGAGCAAGACGAGGACGTGTGTCACGGCACGGAACGCTTCTATCGGCCCAGCTATGAGACGAATCTCATCGACGAGTGGATCCCCGCGCTCAATGGTATGGACGCGAGGCTCACAGCAGGTGCACGCGTGGCCGATGTAGGCTGTGGTCACGGTGCATCGACGATTATCATGGCCAAGGCCTACCCCAGTTCGGAGTTCGTCGGCATCGATTATCACGAACACTCGATTGAGATGGCCCGCAAGCGAGCCGAAGAAGTTGGTGTTGCGGACCGTATCAGCTTCGAGGTGGCGACCGCGAAAGAGTACAACGGGACCGACTACGACCTCGTGATGATGTTCGACGCATATCATGACATGGGTGATCCGGTCGGCGTGGCGTCACACGTCCGGGAGACGCTCGCCGACGACGGGGCGTGGATGTTGGTCGAGCCCTTTGCCAATGATCGAGTCGAGGACAACCTGAATCCGATAGGCAGGGCGTTCTACTGCGCCTCGACGATGGCCTGTGTTCCGAACTCGCTCGACCAGGGCGGCGACCCCGTCTTGGGAGCACAGGCTGGCGAAGCGCGTCTCCGTGAGGTAATCACTGAGGGCGGGTTCACGAGCGTCCGCCGGGCGACCGAGACGCCGTTCAACCTCGTACTCGAAGCCAGCCCGTGA
- a CDS encoding ABC transporter permease, translating into MTTHVQSENSAEQNPEKAISNNFLSDVWTNFLRWNVKKVREPFVLVFAVVQPVVFLVLFSQVFGELAAQAVPNGDYVAYLVPAIVIQVALIAAAGSGTGFVQDIETGMFEKTLVSPMSRAAVFAGKTLSDLLLIVVPTLIVVGLGFVLGAPIATGLLGVVGVVGVALVFSVWFMAFSNVLSVVTGSMRVTGIATNLVQFPLLFASTAFVPVDALPGWLQMVSSVNPITYGVDAARTIMLTGWTWEVIGQSLVILVALDLLFGAVAVYFLNRASSTAVQ; encoded by the coding sequence ATGACCACGCACGTACAATCAGAGAACAGTGCTGAACAGAACCCAGAGAAAGCGATCAGCAATAACTTTCTGAGTGATGTCTGGACGAATTTCCTGCGCTGGAACGTCAAGAAGGTTCGCGAGCCGTTCGTGCTTGTTTTCGCGGTCGTCCAGCCAGTCGTCTTTCTCGTGCTGTTCAGCCAAGTGTTCGGTGAACTCGCCGCGCAAGCCGTGCCCAATGGCGATTACGTTGCGTATCTCGTCCCCGCGATTGTCATCCAAGTCGCGCTCATTGCGGCAGCCGGTTCAGGCACTGGATTCGTCCAGGATATCGAGACCGGCATGTTCGAAAAGACGCTTGTCTCCCCGATGAGTCGCGCTGCGGTATTCGCAGGAAAAACCCTGTCGGACCTGCTGTTGATCGTAGTGCCGACACTGATCGTTGTTGGACTCGGGTTCGTGCTTGGTGCTCCGATAGCGACTGGTCTACTCGGTGTCGTCGGAGTCGTTGGCGTGGCGCTCGTCTTTTCGGTGTGGTTCATGGCGTTTTCGAACGTGCTCAGCGTCGTGACAGGCAGTATGCGGGTTACGGGAATTGCTACGAACCTGGTGCAGTTCCCGCTGTTGTTCGCGAGTACAGCGTTTGTCCCGGTTGACGCTCTGCCAGGGTGGCTTCAGATGGTAAGTTCGGTGAATCCAATCACTTACGGAGTGGATGCCGCGCGAACGATCATGCTCACCGGCTGGACGTGGGAAGTCATCGGACAGTCGCTCGTTATTCTCGTCGCCCTTGATCTGCTGTTCGGCGCAGTGGCTGTGTACTTCCTCAACCGAGCGTCCAGTACAGCAGTTCAGTAA
- a CDS encoding ATP-binding cassette domain-containing protein, whose translation MQRQQHSTEAQPTAIRATDIGLTYSDGTEAVTDVTLDISVGMAFGFLGPNGAGKTTTIKMLTTLLQPTSGRITVNGYDARTESRAVRKSIGYMSQETSIDPSLTIRENLRFACRAYRVSRGDRADRINELLELIDLTEKADRHAHKLSGGQKKRLDAAMALVHHPPIVFLDEPTTGLDPTARHRLWDDFREINRQGTTIFLTTQYLEEADALCSDLAVIRDGEIVATGSPADLKAQVGGDVLEIEFGDPTNTNVEHARSIIEGSEKVPVGAIETVQSTDKGLSVTSPQARRIGSSLLVSLAKTDIEIIGFRVRSPTLEDVFFALTCEPERDTADTEFVSDTQQREVK comes from the coding sequence ATGCAACGCCAACAGCACTCAACTGAAGCTCAACCAACAGCTATCAGAGCGACGGATATTGGACTGACGTATTCGGATGGCACTGAAGCAGTGACCGACGTCACACTCGACATTTCAGTAGGTATGGCCTTCGGATTTCTCGGACCGAATGGTGCGGGAAAGACGACGACTATCAAAATGCTCACGACGCTCCTCCAGCCAACGAGCGGACGGATCACGGTCAATGGCTACGACGCTCGCACGGAGTCAAGAGCGGTCCGTAAGTCGATCGGATACATGTCCCAGGAAACGAGCATTGACCCTTCGCTAACCATTCGAGAAAATCTACGCTTTGCCTGTCGAGCGTATCGCGTCTCGAGAGGCGATCGTGCCGACCGAATCAACGAATTGCTTGAGCTCATCGATCTCACGGAGAAGGCTGATAGACACGCACACAAGCTTTCAGGCGGCCAAAAGAAGCGTCTCGATGCTGCGATGGCGCTAGTTCACCACCCACCTATCGTTTTCCTTGACGAACCGACGACTGGCCTTGATCCAACAGCCCGTCATCGTCTGTGGGACGACTTCCGTGAAATCAACCGACAAGGGACGACCATTTTCCTTACGACTCAGTATCTGGAAGAGGCCGATGCTCTCTGTTCCGACTTAGCGGTCATCCGTGATGGCGAAATTGTTGCAACCGGCTCGCCAGCCGACCTTAAAGCACAGGTCGGAGGTGACGTTTTAGAGATCGAATTCGGTGACCCTACCAACACAAACGTCGAACACGCTCGGTCGATCATTGAGGGTTCTGAGAAAGTACCCGTAGGTGCAATCGAGACCGTTCAGTCGACCGACAAGGGACTGAGTGTAACATCGCCACAAGCACGCCGAATCGGTTCCAGCCTGCTTGTATCGCTCGCCAAAACGGATATTGAGATCATCGGGTTCAGAGTTCGATCTCCGACTCTTGAAGACGTCTTCTTTGCCCTCACGTGCGAACCAGAGCGTGATACTGCGGATACTGAGTTTGTTTCGGATACACAACAAAGAGAGGTTAAATAA
- a CDS encoding helix-turn-helix domain-containing protein yields MPRAQVKFKPAREQLGGPFRLSTEYPDDEFRMLSAHPTEDGLLVVLEATMADPTIILDLFENAPETRISSYEVLHTDEHTVLLQFQLPFIPPPYRALFASGNIPQFPYTIEDGWIVCDLTTSQERLSQFKAELEETGFRFEVVRVTQSVDPTDLLTNRQRQFMSEAIECGYYDSPRECSLTDLADDLGISKSTVSVVLHRAEETIVKEFFAKSVE; encoded by the coding sequence ATGCCCAGAGCCCAGGTGAAGTTCAAGCCCGCTCGAGAACAACTCGGCGGCCCATTCAGGCTATCGACCGAGTACCCGGACGATGAATTTCGGATGTTGAGTGCTCATCCGACTGAGGACGGATTACTCGTTGTGTTGGAAGCGACGATGGCAGATCCGACGATCATCCTTGATCTGTTTGAGAACGCTCCAGAAACAAGGATTTCCTCGTATGAAGTGCTTCACACCGACGAGCATACGGTCTTACTCCAGTTTCAGCTTCCGTTCATTCCACCGCCATATCGGGCGCTTTTCGCTTCGGGCAATATACCACAGTTCCCCTATACGATCGAGGACGGCTGGATAGTTTGTGATCTTACCACCTCGCAGGAACGATTGTCGCAGTTCAAAGCAGAGTTAGAGGAAACGGGGTTCAGATTCGAGGTCGTCAGGGTCACCCAGTCTGTCGATCCAACCGACCTCCTGACTAACCGCCAGCGACAGTTCATGAGCGAAGCCATCGAGTGCGGATACTACGATAGCCCTCGGGAATGTTCGCTCACGGACCTCGCTGACGATCTGGGCATTAGTAAGTCGACCGTGAGCGTCGTGCTTCACCGCGCTGAGGAAACGATCGTCAAGGAGTTCTTCGCCAAATCGGTCGAGTAG
- a CDS encoding NAD(P)-binding domain-containing protein — protein MANYLETYAAELDLPVRLNAEVEALTRSNDRYVLETGSNRLTATNVIIATGPFQHPSIPEFAEELDSSITQLHSSDYQCPDRLPAGAALVVGAGNSGAEIAVELACADRSTWLSGRGTGHIPSRVFNSRPFWWLADSVFTVDTWLGRKVKKRSQGHGDPLIRLTPADIRQRGVERVPRTEGVTGGKPRLEDGHIFDVDAVVWATGFRPEFGWIDLLGLAFDANGYPIHEKGVIDEEPGLYFLGLSFQRTPVSATIGGVSSDARYIASRLTDAD, from the coding sequence ATGGCCAACTACTTAGAAACCTATGCCGCCGAACTCGACCTTCCAGTGCGCCTTAATGCGGAAGTTGAGGCACTTACCCGGAGCAACGACCGCTACGTGCTAGAAACCGGGTCTAATCGGTTGACCGCAACCAACGTTATCATAGCGACAGGACCGTTCCAGCATCCATCTATTCCCGAATTCGCCGAAGAGCTTGATTCATCGATTACGCAACTTCACTCGAGTGACTACCAGTGCCCCGACCGACTCCCTGCTGGCGCTGCCCTCGTCGTCGGCGCCGGGAATTCGGGAGCCGAAATTGCTGTCGAACTAGCTTGCGCTGATCGTAGTACTTGGCTGTCAGGTCGGGGAACAGGTCACATCCCGTCTCGCGTCTTCAATTCCCGCCCCTTCTGGTGGCTGGCCGATAGCGTGTTCACTGTTGATACGTGGTTAGGGCGAAAAGTGAAAAAACGCAGTCAGGGACACGGCGACCCACTGATTCGTCTTACGCCAGCAGACATCCGCCAACGTGGAGTCGAACGAGTGCCTCGGACAGAGGGCGTGACAGGCGGGAAGCCGCGCCTTGAAGATGGACACATCTTTGACGTGGATGCAGTGGTTTGGGCGACAGGGTTTCGACCCGAATTCGGGTGGATTGATTTGCTGGGACTGGCTTTCGACGCGAACGGCTATCCGATTCATGAGAAGGGTGTGATAGATGAAGAACCGGGGCTGTATTTCCTCGGTCTCTCCTTCCAGCGAACGCCTGTTTCGGCAACCATCGGTGGTGTCAGTTCTGACGCCAGGTACATCGCCTCACGCCTGACCGACGCCGACTGA
- a CDS encoding antibiotic biosynthesis monooxygenase, which yields MDWSLLARFSPVPEDGNLILTIDNDQVGTILINVFQIEPADQQHPLNDIEEAVESMGEVPGVVSFSLHHSLDGERVVSYVQFESRDVFESVQDSRDWEERIGDAMAAAEPDPHFLRGRTYT from the coding sequence TTGGACTGGTCGCTGCTCGCAAGATTCAGCCCAGTCCCGGAGGACGGTAATCTGATACTCACCATCGACAATGATCAGGTCGGCACGATACTGATAAATGTCTTCCAAATCGAGCCTGCTGATCAGCAACATCCGCTCAACGATATTGAGGAGGCCGTCGAGTCGATGGGTGAAGTTCCCGGAGTCGTCTCGTTTAGTCTCCATCACAGTCTTGATGGTGAACGTGTCGTGAGTTACGTTCAATTCGAGAGCCGCGATGTGTTTGAATCAGTTCAAGACTCACGCGACTGGGAAGAGCGGATAGGAGATGCGATGGCCGCTGCCGAACCGGATCCGCACTTTCTACGGGGTCGTACTTACACATGA
- a CDS encoding SDR family NAD(P)-dependent oxidoreductase: MTATSKLTERVVLVTGSSSGIGRATAVAFGREEARVAITYHSNRKGAEETGDLVREAGGEALVVHYDMTDSDSIDAAVQAVTDRWETIDVLVNNAIPADVGPIPFEALSLLEWQRIVHGIEDGIFRTIQAALPAMRESDSGRIVNISSSAVEGSSGMAAYATAKAGVHSLTKVLAIELGEMGILSNVVMPGMVLTETNRQRPEEVLEEVAERTPSGHITTPEDVANLVVFLGSEANGNVNGAVVPVTGGL, translated from the coding sequence ATGACAGCAACATCGAAGCTAACGGAACGTGTCGTTCTGGTGACGGGGAGTTCATCGGGGATCGGCCGCGCGACAGCCGTCGCATTCGGGCGAGAAGAGGCCCGCGTGGCGATCACCTATCACTCGAATCGAAAGGGGGCGGAGGAGACTGGCGATCTTGTTCGCGAGGCGGGTGGCGAGGCGCTCGTTGTACACTACGATATGACCGATTCCGACTCGATCGACGCGGCGGTGCAAGCGGTGACCGATCGGTGGGAGACCATCGACGTGCTCGTGAATAATGCGATTCCCGCAGACGTCGGTCCGATCCCGTTCGAGGCGCTTTCGCTACTGGAATGGCAACGAATAGTCCACGGAATCGAAGACGGCATCTTTCGCACCATTCAGGCTGCGCTTCCGGCCATGCGCGAAAGCGACTCGGGGCGTATCGTCAATATCTCCTCATCAGCAGTCGAGGGCTCGTCGGGCATGGCAGCCTACGCCACAGCGAAGGCTGGGGTCCATAGTCTGACCAAGGTATTAGCCATAGAACTCGGTGAGATGGGGATCCTCTCGAACGTGGTGATGCCAGGTATGGTGCTGACCGAAACGAACAGGCAGCGACCCGAGGAAGTCCTCGAAGAGGTTGCCGAGCGGACACCGTCAGGGCATATCACAACGCCCGAAGACGTTGCCAACCTCGTGGTGTTTCTGGGTTCAGAAGCCAATGGGAATGTCAACGGCGCCGTCGTTCCCGTGACAGGTGGGCTGTGA